A stretch of Dermochelys coriacea isolate rDerCor1 chromosome 6, rDerCor1.pri.v4, whole genome shotgun sequence DNA encodes these proteins:
- the HAUS2 gene encoding HAUS augmin-like complex subunit 2 has product MACSNPWDSAQPTAAGLVLAKCLAAAVVTQEMLDLSAKQAPCFVHLTEVEKIADIRAEINQKSLETEILGLEKETADIAHPYFLTQKCQALQVMNKHLEAVLKEKRTLRQRLMKPLCQENLPIEAIFHRYVAELLTLAVAFIENLESHLQTIRSIPQIPLTMKNMDNALAKINLLVTETEELAEQILTWREMQKGIHYDSSQITNESDPSFRSLVPP; this is encoded by the exons ATGGCCTGTTCGAACCCTTGGGACTCGGCTCAGCCCACAGCCGCGGGGCTGGTGCTCGCCAAGTGCCTGGCAGCGGCTGTGGTGACCCAG GAGATGTTGGATTTATCTGCTAAACAAGCCCCATGCTTTGTGCACCTCACTGAGGTGGAGAAAATTGCAGATATCCGAGCTGAAATAAACCAG AAGAGCCTGGAAACTGAAATCCTGGGACTGGAAAAGGAAACTGCAGATATTGCTCACCCATACTTCCTGA CTCAGAAATGCCAAGCTCTGCAAGTTATGAATAAACACTTGGAAGCAGTGCTGAAAGAGAAGAGAACTCTCCGGCAGAGGTTAATGAAGCCCTTGTGTCAAGAGAACTTGCCTATTGAAGCCATATTCCACAG GTATGTAGCAGAGTTATTGACATTGGCAGTGGCCTTCATTGAGAACCTGGAAAGCCACTTGCAGACGATAAGGAGCATCCCTCAGATACCCCTGACCATGAAAAACATG GACAATGCTCTGGCAAAAATTAACTTGCTTGTGACAGAGACCGAAGAACTGGCAGAGCAGATACTGACGTGGAGAGAGATGCAAAAAGGAATCCATTACGACAGCTCCCAGATCACTAACGAATCAGATCCTAGCTTCAGAAGCTTAGTTCCACCATAA
- the LRRC57 gene encoding leucine-rich repeat-containing protein 57, translating to MGNSALKAHLETAQKTGVFQLTGKGLSEFPEDLQKLANNLRTIDLSNNKIEILPPLMGKFSVLKSLALNNNKLTALPEELCKLKKLETLHVNGNHLSQLPATFGQLLALKTLSLSGNKLRTVPTQLCSLHHLDVVDLSRNQIQSVPDTVGDLQAIELNLNQNQISQISVQISHCPRLKVLRLEENCLDLSMLPQSILSDSQISLLAVEGNLFEIKKLRELEGYDKYMERFTATKKKFT from the exons ATGGGAAATAGTGCCTTAAAAGCTCACTTGGAGACAGCCCAGAAAACAGGCGTGTTCCAGCTAACTGGAAAGGGTCTGTCTGAG tTTCCTGAAGACCTGCAGAAGCTAGCTAACAACTTAAGAACAATAGATTTGTCAAACAACAAAATTGAGATCCTGCCACCACTGATGGGAAAGTTTTCTGTTCTTAAGAGTCTTGCTTTAAATAACAACAAACTGA CTGCTCTACCTGAGGAGCTGTGTAAGCTGAAAAAACTCGAGACCTTGCATGTGAATGGCAACCATCTGTCGCAGCTGCCTGCCACCTTTGGACAACTCTTGGCTCTCAAGACCCTGAGCCTTTCTGGAAACAAGCTTCGAACTGTGCCCACCCAACTCTGCAGTCTTCATCACCTAGATGTGGTGGATCTCTCAAGAAACCAGATCCAGAGCGTGCCAGACACAGTGGGGGACCTGCAGGCCATTGAACTCAATTTGAATCAGAACCAG ATTTCCCAGATCTCAGTGCAGATCTCTCATTGTCCACGCCTCAAAGTCCTGCGTTTGGAAGAGAACTGTCTAgacctcagcatgcttcctcagAGCATACTCAGTGATTCCCAGATCTCATTGCTTGCAGTGGAGGGTAATCTCTTTGAAATCAAGAAACTCAGAGAACTGGAGGGCTATGACAAG TACATGGAGCGGTTTACAGCCACCAAGAAGAAGTTTACATGA